The DNA window TTCAGGCAGTCCGCGAGTTTCAGGGCCAAATAACAGTGCATCCCCCTCTTCGAAACGGGCCGAGGAGTAGCAAACTGTCCCCTTGGTACTGAGGGCATAAATCTTTTTTGGCTGCTGACTCTGTTGGTAGTCCTCAAAGCTGGCGTGGACTTTTAAAGACTGAAACTCGCGGTAGTCGAGACCGGCGCGGCGCAGCTTTTTGTCATCCAGATCAAAGCCCAGAGGTTCGATCAGATGCAATCGAAAACCGGTATTGGCGCAGAGGCGAATAATATTACCTGTATTGGGCGGAATTTCCGGCTGGTATAAAACAATAT is part of the SAR92 clade bacterium H455 genome and encodes:
- the trmL gene encoding tRNA (uridine(34)/cytosine(34)/5-carboxymethylaminomethyluridine(34)-2'-O)-methyltransferase TrmL, with the translated sequence MLDIVLYQPEIPPNTGNIIRLCANTGFRLHLIEPLGFDLDDKKLRRAGLDYREFQSLKVHASFEDYQQSQQPKKIYALSTKGTVCYSSARFEEGDALLFGPETRGLPEDVRDGLGAEQVLRLPMQKESRSLNLSNTVSIIVYEAWRQLNFAGGV